From Mustela nigripes isolate SB6536 chromosome 13, MUSNIG.SB6536, whole genome shotgun sequence, one genomic window encodes:
- the VASH1 gene encoding tubulinyl-Tyr carboxypeptidase 1 — protein MPGGKKVAGGGSSGAAPTASVTPSGVRRPETSEGASAQRDDEPEEEGEEDLRDGGIPFFVNRGGLPVDEATWERMWKHVAKIHPDGEKVAQRIRGATDLPKIPIPSVPTFLPSTPVPERLEAVQRYIRELQYNHTGTQFFEIKKSRPLTGLMDLAKEMTKEALPIKCLEAVILGIYLTNSMPTLERFPISFKTYFSGNYFRHIVLGVNFGGRYGALGMSRREDLMYKPPAFRTLSELVLDYEAAYGRCWHVLKKVKLGQCVSHDPHSVEQIEWKHSVLDVERLGREDFRKELERHARDMRLKIGKGTGPPSPTKDRKKDVSSPQRGQSSPHRRNSRSERRPSGEKKPPEPKAMPDLNGYQIRV, from the exons ATGCCCGGAGGGAAGAAAGTGGCGGGGGGTGGCAGCAGCGGCGCTGCCCCCACTGCCTCTGTCACCCCCTCTGGGGTCAGACGTCCGGAGACCAGCGAAGGGGCCTCAGCCCAGAGAGATGATGAGCCAGAAGAGGAAGGCGAAGAGGACCTGCGAGATGGAGGCATCCCCTTCTTTGTCAACCGGGGTGGGCTGCCTGTGGACGAGGCCACCTGGGAAAGGATGTGGAAGCACGTGGCCAAGATCCACCCCGATGGAGAGAAGGTGGCCCAACGGATCCGTGGGGCCACAGACCTGCCCAAG ATTCCCATACCGAGTGTGCCTACGTTCCTGCCCTCTACGCCTGTCCCTGAGCGCCTGGAAGCCGTGCAGCGCTACATCAGGGAGCTGCA GTACAATCACACGGGGACACAGTTCTTTGAAATTAAGAAGAGCAGACCTCTGACAGG GCTGATGGACCTGGCCAAGGAAATGACCAAAGAGGCTCTGCCAATCAAATGCCTGGAAGCCGTGATCCTGGGAAT TTACCTCACCAACAGCATGCCCACCCTGGAGCGCTTCCCCATCAGCTTCAAGACCTACTTCTCAGGGAACTACTTCCGCCACATCGTGCTGGGGGTGAACTTCGGTGGCCGCTACGGGGCGCTGGGCATGAGCCGGCGCGAGGACCTGATGTACAAGCCGCCGGCCTTCCGCACGCTCAGCGAGCTCGTGCTGGACTACGAGGCCGCCTATGGCCGCTGCTGGCACGTGCTCAAGAAGGTGAAGCTGGGCCAGTGCGTGTCCCACGACCCGCACAGCGTGGAGCAGATCGAGTGGAAGCACTCGGTGCTGGATGTGGAGAGGCTGGGCCGCGAGGACTTCCGCAAGGAGCTGGAGCGCCACGCCCGTGACATGCGGCTCAAG ATTGGCAAAGGGACcggccctccctctcccaccaagGACCGGAAGAAGGACGTTTCCTCCCCGCAGAGGGGCCAGTCCAGCCCCCACCGCAGGAACAGCCGCAGCGAAAGGCG GCCATCGGGTGAGAAGAAGCCTCCTGAGCCCAAAGCCATGCCAGACCTCAATGGGTACCAGATTCGGGTGTGA